The proteins below come from a single Oscillospiraceae bacterium genomic window:
- a CDS encoding CopG family transcriptional regulator, with translation MADKRKTKTSTEVKTRYNQKTYDVIAVRVPKETAEAFKAKCAAEGVPQAQIIKQAIEAFLQQ, from the coding sequence ATGGCGGACAAGCGCAAAACGAAAACCTCTACCGAGGTTAAAACAAGATACAATCAAAAAACTTATGATGTGATAGCGGTTAGAGTCCCGAAAGAAACAGCAGAGGCTTTCAAGGCGAAATGTGCCGCCGAGGGAGTACCGCAAGCCCAAATTATAAAGCAGGCTATCGAGGCATTTTTGCAGCAGTAA